One region of Juglans regia cultivar Chandler chromosome 4, Walnut 2.0, whole genome shotgun sequence genomic DNA includes:
- the LOC109005149 gene encoding trihelix transcription factor PTL-like: MEMEDQYGMPDLRQLMNGRSSHFPSIPQPPELFSSHHRNLSPSHHYNMMMVGREVGADVLSRGLPEFRSDSAPSVAATTPTNAVATSASTPSFSGFETETAGCLGGDGGTGRWPRQETLTLLEIRSRLDPKFKEANQKGPLWDEISRIMSEEHGYPRSGKKCREKFENLYKYYKKTKEGKAGRQDGKHYRFFRQLEALYGETSNTTPVPETHFAGHSLRFHNTSQNTTPANQEAFHSQKHCDHSLSLSNSCEYDTSSSNDNDLSTTVLRENDSAEKRRKRKGGRSWKAKIKGFIDSQMRKLMEKQEAWLEKLMRTLEQKEQERLLREEEWRKQEADRIDREHKFLAKERAWIEARDAALMDALQKITGSEVKASSSEGLMAAEIQNHSENQNEDGSEILNNGGKGESWPESEISRLIQLRNAIELRIGPSGCSEEVLWEEIAGKMACLGYERNALMYKEKWESINSYPRKTKAGHKKRKENSRGCAYFQNSGSSLYNQGGAFCEISEQEPETVRLQGNDGSSPSNSNVGNSVHESCFPFLFGDGENLWDNYGLKVNKGDHNQ, translated from the exons ATGGAAATGGAGGATCAGTACGGCATGCCTGATCTGAGGCAACTTATGAACGGCAGGTCGTCCCATTTCCCGTCCATCCCTCAGCCCCCAGAGCTGTTCTCTAGCCACCATCGAAACCTCTCACCCAGCCACCACTACAATATGATGATGGTGGGTCGTGAAGTAGGGGCCGATGTGTTGTCCCGTGGCCTTCCCGAGTTTCGCTCTGATTCTGCTCCAAGTGTCGCTGCCACTACTCCCACCAATGCTGTCGCCACTTCTGCGTCAACTCCTTCGTTCAGTGGGTTTGAGACCGAGACTGCAGGGTGCTTAGGAGGTGATGGCGGCACTGGAAGATGGCCCAGACAAGAGACTCTCACTCTTCTTGAGATCAGATCTCGACTGGATCCCAAGTTCAAAGAGGCAAATCAAAAGGGCCCTTTGTGGGACGAAATTTCAAg GATCATGTCTGAGGAACATGGTTACCCAAGAAGCGGTAAGAAATGTAGGGAGAAGTTTGAGAACTTgtacaaatattacaaaaagaCAAAGGAAGGCAAGGCTGGAAGACAAGACGGAAAGCACTACAGGTTCTTTCGCCAACTCGAAGCTCTCTATGGAGAAACCAGCAACACCACCCCAGTCCCAGAAACCCATTTTGCTGGACATAGTCTTCGATTTCATAACACAAGCCAGAACACAACTCCAGCAAATCAAGAGGCTTTTCATTCTCAAAAGCATTGTGATCATAGTCTTAGCCTCTCTAATTCCTGTGAGTACGATACCTCTTCCTCCAATGACAATGATCTCAGCACCACGGTGCTGAGGGAGAACGATTCGGCGGAGAAGCGGAGGAAGAGGAAAGGTGGAAGGAGCTGGAAGGCTAAGATAAAGGGCTTCATTGACTCGCAGATGAGGAAGTTGATGGAGAAACAAGAGGCATGGTTAGAGAAGCTGATGAGAACTCTTGAACAGAAGGAACAGGAGAGGCTGTtaagagaggaagagtggaggaaaCAAGAGGCAGACAGGATAGATAGGGAGCACAAGTTTTTGGCTAAAGAACGGGCTTGGATTGAAGCTAGGGATGCCGCTTTAATGGATGCCTTGCAGAAAATTACAGGAAGCGAAGTGAAGGCTTCATCGTCTGAGGGTCTAATGGCCGCTGAAATCCAAAACCACAGTGAAAACCAGAATGAGGATGGAAGTGAAATACTAAATAATGGTGGGAAAGGTGAAAGTTGGCCGGAATCTGAGATTTCGAGGCTGATACAATTGAGAAATGCCATTGAGTTAAGAATTGGGCCAAGTGGGTGTTCAGAAGAGGTTCTGTGGGAGGAAATAGCAGGAAAGATGGCTTGCTTAGGATATGAAAGGAATGCTTTAATGTACAAAGAGAAATGGGAGAGCATCAATAGTTATCCGAGAAAAACCAAGGCAGGTCACAAGAAGCGCAAGGAGAATTCACGAGGCTGTGCTTACTTTCAGAACAGTGGATCGTCCTTATACAATCAAGGAGGAGCCTTCTGCGAAATCAGCGAACAAGAGCCAGAGACGGTGAGACTACAAGGGAATGATGGTTCTTCCCCTTCCAATTCCAATGTCGGAAATTCTGTGCACGAGAGCTGCTTTCCTTTCTTGTTCGGCGATGGGGAGAACTTGTGGGACAACTATGGTTTGAAGGTCAACAAAGGCGATCACAACCAGTAA
- the LOC109005150 gene encoding fructose-bisphosphate aldolase 6, cytosolic — MSAFKSKYQDELIANAAYIGTPGKGILAADESTGTIGKRLSSINVENNEDNRRALRELLFCTPGALQYLSGVILFEETLYQKTASGKPFVEVLKEGGVLPGIKVDKGTVELPGTNGETTTQGLDGLAQRCQKYYEAGARFAKWRAVLNIGLTEPSQLAINENANGLARYAIICQENGLVPIVEPEILVDGPHNIEKCADVTERVLAAVYKALNDHHVLLEGTLLKPNMVTPGSEAPKVAPEVIAEYTIRALQRTVPPAVPAIVFLSGGQSEEEATLNLNAMNKLKGKKPWSLSFSFGRALQQSTLKTWAGKPENVKKAQAAFLARAKANSEATLGIYKGDAKLSEGASESLHVKDYKY; from the exons atgtcgGCTTTCAAGAGCAAATACCAGG ATGAGCTTATTGCTAATGCCGCATACATTGGCACCCCTGGAAAGGGTATCCTTGCTGCTGATGAGTCAACTGGCACAATTGGCAAGCGTCTTTCTAGCATCAATGTTGAGAATAATGAGGACAACAGGCGTGCCCTCCGCGAGCTTCTGTTCTGCACTCCTGGTGCCCTCCAATACCTCAGTGGAGTAATTCTCTTTGAGGAGACGCTCTATCAGAAGACAGCTTCAG GTAAGCCCTTTGTTGAGGTTTTGAAGGAAGGCGGTGTTCTCCCTGGCATCAAGGTCGACAAGGGCACTGTTGAGCTTCCGGGCACCAATGGGGAGACCACCACCCAGGGTCTTGATGGCCTTGCACAGCGTTGCCAGAAGTACTACGAAGCTGGTGCTCGATTTGCCAAATGGCGTGCTGTGCTCAATATTGGACTGACCGAGCCATCTCAGCTGGCCATCAACGAAAATGCCAATGGATTGGCCCGTTATGCTATCATCTGCCAGGAGAATGGTCTTGTCCCCATTGTTGAGCCTGAGATCCTTGTTGATGGACCCCACAATATTGAAAAGTGTGCTGACGTGACTGAACGTGTTCTTGCTGCGGTCTATAAAGCTCTAAACGACCACCATGTCCTGCTTGAGGGAACTTTGTTGAAGCCCAACATGGTGACCCCTGGATCTGAGGCTCCAAAGGTTGCACCAGAGGTGATTGCTGAGTACACCATTAGGGCACTACAGCGAACTGTGCCTCCTGCAGTTCCTGCAATTGTGTTCTTGTCTGGTGGACAGAGTGAGGAGGAGGCGACACTCAACCTCAATGCCATGAACAAACTCAAGGGAAAGAAGCCATGGTCTCTTTCCTTCTCCTTTGGGCGGGCCCTTCAGCAGAGCACTCTCAAGACATGGGCAGGAAAGCCAGAAAATGTTAAGAAGGCGCAGGCTGCATTTCTTGCCAGGGCCAAGGCAAACTCAGAGGCAACTCTGGGAATTTACAAGGGTGATGCAAAACTCAGTGAGGGTGCCTCCGAGAGTCTTCATGTCAAGGACTACAAGTACTGA
- the LOC109005152 gene encoding uncharacterized protein LOC109005152, which produces MRRIASCYSENAIKISDSYRSGPSNQPNLSTNPIPSIPNAITCIYKTKLSTQKELLITLTWCRNLTGQGFIIDVGDHNTSSSPSKLNSNSYRLLKSKGTKTFQSCNSKIEVFWDISEANYDGAGPEPIDGFYVVVLADSELGMRLGDKDEELDEKKYKTETPHAKFSLLSRSEHFSGNAVYSTKARFCDKGTPHDILIKCVREEGSKSPVLSVCMDNKESFQVKRLRWNFRGNQAIFVDGLVVDMMWDVHDWFFNPTSGCAVFMFRTRSGLDSRLWLEEKNWEQKEQEIFSLLIYASKSPD; this is translated from the coding sequence ATGAGGAGAATAGCATCTTGTTACAGTGAAAACGCCATAAAGATTTCCGATTCATATCGTTCAGGCCCTTCAAACCAGCCCAACCTTTCCACCAACCCGATCCCTTCAATCCCAAATGCAATCACATGTATATACAAAACCAAACTCTCAACGCAAAAGGAGCTCCTGATCACACTCACTTGGTGCAGAAACCTAACGGGCCAAGGCTTCATTATTGACGTCGGTGATCACAACACGTCCTCCTCCCCCTCCAAGTTAAATTCCAATTCCTACCGACTGCTAAAGAGTAAAGGCACAAAAACATTCCAATCTTGCAACTCAAAGATTGAGGTCTTCTGGGATATTTCCGAAGCCAATTATGATGGCGCTGGACCTGAGCCGATCGATGGGTTTTATGTCGTGGTTTTGGCCGACTCAGAGCTTGGTATGCGCCTTGGAGACAAGGATGAAGAATTGGACGAGAAGAAATACAAAACAGAAACCCCGCACGCAAAGTTCTCATTGCTTTCTAGGAGCGAGCACTTCTCTGGGAACGCTGTTTATTCAACCAAGGCACGGTTCTGTGACAAAGGAACTCCTCATGACATCTTGATCAAGTGTGTTAGAGAAGAAGGATCAAAGAGCCCGGTATTATCTGTTTGCATGGACAATAAAGAGAGTTTTCAGGTGAAGCGATTAAGGTGGAATTTTAGGGGGAACCAAGCCATCTTTGTAGATGGATTGGTAGTAGATATGATGTGGGATGTTCATGATTGGTTCTTCAATCCAACATCTGGGTGCGCTGTTTTCATGTTTAGGACAAGGAGTGGGTTGGACAGCAGGCTGTGGTTGGAGGAAAAGAATTGGGAACAGAAGGAACAAGAGATATTTTCGTTGTTAATCTATGCTAGTAAGAGCCCTGATTGA